Part of the Fundulus heteroclitus isolate FHET01 chromosome 20, MU-UCD_Fhet_4.1, whole genome shotgun sequence genome, TTCCCCAAATGTGTCAGAAAGCAGAACACCAGCAGCCCCTCAGTTTCTCCAGAAATTCAATCAACAGACAGGAAACTGCTTTTCATGTGCTCTGTAACTCCTCAGTCCGATATAACTCCAGCATCCTCCGTGTTGCACAACCTAAACGgcgaggaagaaagaaagaaagcgtTTACTCcgatgtggactcgtcacctccATCGAGTGAAGTTGTGTTTGTCTTTCAGGTGCAGAGGTGACCCTCACAGACCTCCCTCTGGCTCTGCCACAGCTCCAGGCCAACGTCTCCGCTAACGCTCCCCCCGACGGCTGGCCCTCTGCCCCTCCCGCCGTCCTCCCCCTGCGCTGGGGCCAGGACCACCTGGGCTTCCCCGCTGACTGGGATGTGGTGCTGTGCGCCGACATCGTCTACCTCCCGGAGACGTACCCCCTGCTGGCGGAGACGCTGGCTCACCTGTGCCAAAACGGAGCCGTGGCGTATCTCTCCTCCAAGATGCGCAGGGAGCACCAGACTCAGAGTTTCTACGAGGAGCACCTGGCGAGCGGGTTCGACGTGGAGCTCGTGCACCGTGACGACAAGCAGAACAACAACATCTACAGAGCGTCTAAGAGGGCAGAGCAGTAAGGAGGGAGCGCTgggaaactgtgaaaaaaaagagacttgaAGCAATTTAAAATGCTCTTTATATGCGGGTTTGTGCTggatatttaaagaaaacacttGTTTTTATGTGCTTGTAAGTAAAattaaacttatttttctttagcCGATGACTTAGTGATGAGTGTTAAGgtctttttaacagattttattcGTGTTTCTGGGAGAAATCTAAATCAAAGAGACCTGCCTTAAGAGGAGGCCTCATTTGAAACTTAAAATCAAGCTGTCATGTGTAAAAAGCCCTCAAATAAATCCAGCTTTTTCCTCAGTGTGGCTTAATCTTACAATGGTATGCTTAGAGAAGAGGATTCAGAAGAGGAATCTCATGttcagaaattaaacaaaaaatcagCAGTGGTACGTTTGTTTATACTCATCATTCAACCCCCTTTTGCTCTCAGTCCTCTCCTATCACATCTCCCAAGGTTGAAGCATACAGGGAGAGGGATCCTGGATTCTTCTTTACAAAATCTCACTCACGTCCTGCCGTACACTGTCTTCTCGTCGGCTCATCCACCAACGGGTTTTCTATAAGATGTTGGTCTGGGTTTGACATATTTATGGTAATTATCCTGGTAAAAGACCCGATGATCTGTTGTTTCTTTTCGTTAATAGGGGTcaaccattgttttttttgtttttttaatttccaggTTAAATCCCCAAATAGGTCATACCGCCATGCACTCTAACAAGGTATCCTGGGTTTTTCGAAGCGAAACAGGCCCACGGCATTATAGATCCTCCACTGTGCTCAACAGTAGGTATGAGGGGCTTTTAGCCCATTATTCACCCTTCACTTCACACCAAACCCACCCGAACCGTTTGTTGCTGAAAGCAGACCGGTCCAGTAGTTTTCGCTGCATTGTTATATCCTCACTTTTGAGGATATAACAATGGGATGTTCACATCAAAGCTAACAAATTACTTAGAAGGAAGACCGCTAGTTTAGAAGTACACACCGAGAAGACAATTGAGCGGACAGGGTAAGAGATGCTCTCTTAAACTCCATATCTTTACATTGGTGATTtgtggaaaatatatatttttttcttgcattagTCTAGTTGCATCTGATGGAGACTTGGTGACTCCAAGTAGCTTCTCTTTGCTGCAGATCTTTAACAGCGAGCTGTGGAGATGTTTTCAGGTAACCCATCCTGCTCACGGTGTGGCCAGATAAATAGCttagtggaaataaaaaaaaaaaaaaaaatagaaaattaggCTAGTATCATGTAATAATTATACACCAGGTTAACAGAGAGTCATGGACTACTAGTTAGAAATTCCTGAAAAGtgatcagttaaaaataaaaaaacttcaaCTGTGTTTATCTTAAAGGGCTCAAGGGTGCCAGCATGTGTGCCATCAGTGAAAAAGAACATACAAATTTTTAAATGCAATGTATATTTTAATGGGAAATTAATGTACTCAGATGAAAGGTTAGACTTTTCAGAGTAATTATGCTGCAAATTATGCTGGTCAACTTTAGACCAATGTTTATCTGCTGGATTCCggccaaataaaatgcaaaagaacCAGATGCCTCATCATGCCCTTtgctatttatttgtttcatatgTTATTGTCTTATAACAATATCCTAATCAGTCTGTGTTCAACAACAGGACGTTTTAAATGGCACCGACACCTCTAGGTTCCCCTCCCAAAGCGTGGTGTCAAACGGCAACAGACTTTCCTCCCCTGCAGCCGCCCGTCGGCCCTTCATCCCCTCTGTGCCGTACTCTGCTGATGTGCAGCTTTTCTGTTCAGGAAAGGAAAGCCTGTTTGTCACGCTGGAGAGTTTCAAAGAAAGGGAGACGACCCGACTGCGGCCCGTCACTCCCTCAGCTACAATTCACAGCACAAAACAACAGATCTCTCTCTATCTGCCTGCCTCGTCCCACACGACTATCACAAAACACACTGAtctcctgtttttgttgctgcttCATTACTGCAGCAACCGTTGATGACGGGGTTAGGCAGAAGCTCCCACGGATTACATCTAAAACATAACACAACAGGTTAAAAGGACATTTACCCTGATGTGGGAGGCACTTTTTGTCTTCAATCGAaaagaataataagaaaaagaaaataataaaaattaaacgtGTCCGTCGTTAAAATATTATCAAGCTTCAGAAACATGAGATCATGTTCATGGGAGATAAAGGTTTTGGCAAATTTAGATGTAAATAGAGAGTTGTGTTTGTTGTTAAAAGCCATAAGCTGTGCCTAAAACCTGCTGTTTGAAGCTTGCAATGAACAGAGGATGGGCCtgtagctgtgtgtgtgtgtgtgtgtgtgtgtctgtgtgtgtctgtgtgtgtctgtgtgtgtgtgtgtgtgggaggagTGGGAGGACGACATGGAGCCACCATCCCATAAAAACACTTTGTCCTGTTTAGAGTTCATTATCCATCACTTCATCTCTGGAGCAGCAAGGGCCAGCAGCTGAAGGTATGTGTGTCAACACTCGCTAATGatacaacatttaaaacatttcagtgtaGTTGAAGCAAACGCCCTTAAATAcatgttctcttttcttttttctcttttttttttttaatattcaggTCTTTGCATGGG contains:
- the eef1akmt3 gene encoding EEF1A lysine methyltransferase 3, encoding MIFAEDEDDPFPVDDGCLFSETFSQETAYRLMGEELRITQLFGANLGVAAPVWEAALHLCRFLEDQSVELRGRRIIELGAGTGVLGILAARRGAEVTLTDLPLALPQLQANVSANAPPDGWPSAPPAVLPLRWGQDHLGFPADWDVVLCADIVYLPETYPLLAETLAHLCQNGAVAYLSSKMRREHQTQSFYEEHLASGFDVELVHRDDKQNNNIYRASKRAEQ